CGCAGCTTCGGCCTTTGCCGGGTCGCGGCCCCAGATCTGGATCGCCTCGATTGGGAAGGCGCTGGTATAGGCCTCGATCAGCGGCGCGTTTAGCGCGCCCGTGCCGAGCAGCAGCAGGCGCCTCGACTCCGGCCGGGCGAGATAGCCGGCGGCCAACACAGAGGCAGCGGCGGTGCGTCGCCGGGTTAGCGCCGCACCATCGAACACCGCCTTGGGTGCTCCGGTCCTGCGGTCGATCAGCATATAGGTGGCGCGGACGGCGGGGCTCGCTTCCCGGTCTATTTCGACGACCTTGACGCCCAGGCTGGCCGCGCCGCGCCACGCTGGCATCACCAGCAGAGTCGAGCTTTCGCTCATATCGGCGGCCAGACGTGCCGGCGCGACGTGGCGCCGCTCAGCAAAGGCCTTGCGCAGCGCAGCGATCAGCGCTGGCATCGGTGTGCTGCGTTCGACCATATCGGCGTCGAAGTAGGGGATCGAGCGCTGCATGAGATTCCCTATCGCCCGGGTTTGCGAAGCTGCAAGATGTCGCGCGTTTCGGCCGGCGTCGCGACGCTGTAGCCGCCGATAGCGTTGACGATCGAACAGGCGCGCTCGACCAACTGGCCGTTGGTGGCCCACACGCCGCGCGACATGTAGAGATTATCCTCCAGCCCGACGCGGATATTGCCACCGAGCAGGAGGGTCTGGGCGAGCATCGGCATTTGCTCGCGCCCGATGCCGAAGGCGCCCCAATGCGTGCCGGGCGCCATCAAGCCCTTCTGGTAGAGGATCGTGTCGACCCCGTGCGGCGCGGCCCATTGTACGCCGAGCACCATCTGCATCATCGCCGGGCCGTCAATCAGTCCTTCCTCGAGCAGCTTGTTGCCGAACAATATGTCGCCCGCGCCGAACACTTCGAGCTCAGGCTTCACGCCGGCCGCCTTGAAGCGCTTCGCCATGGCGCGCAGCGTATGGGTAGGGCTGAAATAGATATAGTCGGTCGGGCCCTCGACCTGGTTGTTGGTAACGATGTCGAGTGTCGCGATCTCGGGCAGCAGCTCCTCGACATGCGCGACGCGCTCATCGACGCCGACCACATCGCTGCCGGGCAGCATATGTCCCTCGCGATCGGGATCGGGTAGGAAATAGGCGCCCATGCCGCAGGTGAGGTTGAGCACGATATCGACGCCGGTCTGGCGGACGCGATCTACCACTTCACGGAAATGCGCGCGGTCGCGATTACCCGCGCCGGTCTCGGGATCGCGGACATGGATGTGGACGATGCTGGCGCCGGCCGAGGCCGCTTCGATACAGGCTCCCGCAATCTGCTTAGGTGTGATTGG
This portion of the Sphingomonas sp. So64.6b genome encodes:
- a CDS encoding ornithine cyclodeaminase family protein, translated to MQRSIPYFDADMVERSTPMPALIAALRKAFAERRHVAPARLAADMSESSTLLVMPAWRGAASLGVKVVEIDREASPAVRATYMLIDRRTGAPKAVFDGAALTRRRTAAASVLAAGYLARPESRRLLLLGTGALNAPLIEAYTSAFPIEAIQIWGRDPAKAEAAAGAARALGYPAVATEKIVPALARADIVSAATLSAAPLIAGDTLAPGTHVDLIGAFRPDMSEADGRAFARARVFVDTMHGALEEAGDLLQAIAGGHLTSGDIQGDLATLCASSNPGRDGDETAITLFKSVGTAIEDLAAAELALAGTKAR
- a CDS encoding 3-keto-5-aminohexanoate cleavage protein translates to MTGTKTILTCAVTGGAPFNPKHPAMPITPKQIAGACIEAASAGASIVHIHVRDPETGAGNRDRAHFREVVDRVRQTGVDIVLNLTCGMGAYFLPDPDREGHMLPGSDVVGVDERVAHVEELLPEIATLDIVTNNQVEGPTDYIYFSPTHTLRAMAKRFKAAGVKPELEVFGAGDILFGNKLLEEGLIDGPAMMQMVLGVQWAAPHGVDTILYQKGLMAPGTHWGAFGIGREQMPMLAQTLLLGGNIRVGLEDNLYMSRGVWATNGQLVERACSIVNAIGGYSVATPAETRDILQLRKPGR